The Gemmatimonadota bacterium genome includes a region encoding these proteins:
- a CDS encoding DUF11 domain-containing protein, whose protein sequence is MTGVNQNGTVTYTIVASNAGPSAVTAATVTDNFPASVTGATWTCTASAGSVCPASGSGNLAASVNLLSGGTATFTVTATASGSGTISNTATIAAPVGTNDPAGNNSATDNNTVITPTADLSISKTDGVTGVNQNGTVTYTIVASNAGPSAVTAATVTDNFPAALTGATWTCTASAGSVCPASGSGNLAASVNLLSGGTATFTVTATASGSGTISNTATIAAPVGVNDPAGNNSATDNTVITPTANLAITKTDGVTGVNQNGTVTYTIVASNAGPSAVTAATVTDNFPASVTGATWTCTASAGSSALPGERSGNLAASVNLLIGGTPRRSR, encoded by the coding sequence GTGACCGGCGTCAATCAGAACGGCACGGTCACGTACACGATCGTCGCGTCGAACGCCGGCCCGAGCGCAGTGACGGCGGCGACGGTGACCGACAACTTCCCGGCGTCGGTCACGGGTGCCACGTGGACCTGTACGGCGAGTGCGGGATCGGTCTGCCCGGCGAGCGGCAGCGGCAACCTCGCCGCGTCGGTGAACCTGCTCTCGGGTGGTACGGCGACGTTCACCGTGACGGCGACGGCGAGCGGGTCGGGGACCATCTCCAACACGGCGACCATCGCGGCGCCGGTGGGAACGAACGATCCCGCGGGGAACAACAGCGCGACGGACAACAACACGGTCATCACGCCGACGGCGGACTTGTCGATCAGCAAGACCGACGGCGTGACGGGGGTGAACCAGAACGGGACGGTGACGTACACGATCGTCGCGTCGAACGCGGGACCGAGCGCGGTGACGGCGGCGACGGTGACCGACAACTTCCCGGCGGCGCTGACGGGTGCGACCTGGACGTGTACGGCGAGCGCCGGGTCGGTCTGTCCGGCGAGCGGGTCGGGCAATCTCGCCGCCTCGGTGAACCTGCTCAGCGGCGGGACGGCGACGTTCACGGTGACGGCGACGGCCAGCGGCTCGGGGACGATCTCGAACACCGCGACGATCGCGGCGCCGGTGGGCGTGAACGATCCGGCCGGCAACAACAGCGCGACCGACAACACGGTCATCACGCCGACGGCGAACCTCGCGATCACGAAGACCGACGGTGTGACCGGGGTGAACCAGAACGGCACGGTGACGTACACGATCGTGGCGTCGAACGCAGGTCCGAGTGCGGTGACGGCGGCGACGGTCACCGACAACTTCCCGGCGTCGGTCACGGGTGCGACGTGGACGTGCACCGCGAGTGCCGGGTCGTCGGCGCTGCCCGGCGAGCGGAGCGGGAATCTCGCGGCGTCGGTGAACCTGCTCATCGGCGGCACGCC